The DNA region GCCGCCCTCTTTTGTCAATCGGACCACGCGGTTGTCGCTCGGCGTCGAGATATAGGCGAAGATGGCGCCGTCAGTGCCGAACTGGGGCGAAAGGGCGATGTCCATGAGCCCCCCGTCGCCTGCCGCGTTCACATCCACATGCGTGACCAGCGCGGGCTTCTGGCTCGGCCCGCGTTTTGCGAGCAGAATGTTCCCCGTGCCGCGCTCGGCGACCAACGCTGCCTGGGCTCCGGGAATCGGGGCTATACCGCCGGTGATATTGATGCAGGTGGCGATGACAGCGGGATCCAGATCCTCGCACGGCCCCGGTTTGCGGTCGTCCGGTCCCTGCTGCTCCTGCGGCGGGGAGGGCTGTTGTTGTTCAGGCGGCGGCTTTTTCCCGCCGCTGAGCGCGCCTTGGAAGGCGTCTTGGAACGGCGAGTTGTTGAGGTGCTCGAAGTCGGCGCAACCTGCGACGAGGGGGAGGGCGCAAGCGAGTGCGGCCGAAGCCGCGAAGGCGCGGAATTTCATCGTGCGGGCACTCTCCGCACTGCGCCTTGGTCCGCGGACGTCGCCATGGCGGCGTACGCCCGCAGTGCCGCCGTCACCGTCCGCTGGCGCGCCAGGGGGGTCCACGGGCGCTCGGAGGCCTCCATCTTTGCGCGGCGCTCGGCGAGGACGTCGTCGTGGACGAGCAGTTCAAGGGCTCGGGTGGCGACGTCGATGCGGATCTGGTCGCCGTTCTCGACCAGGCCGATCACGCCCCCGGAGGCCGCCTCGGGGGACACATGGCCGATCGACAGGCCCGACGTGCCGCCGGAGAAGCGTCCGTCGGTGATGAGCGCGCAGACCTTCCCAAGGCCCATGCCTTTCAAGAACGACGTGGGGTGCAGCATCTCTTGCATGCCCGGCCCACCGGCGGGGCCCTCGTAGCGAACGACCACGATATCGCCGGGTTTGATCTTTTTGCCGAGAATGGCCGAGACGGCCTCCTCTTGGGATTCGACCACCACGGCAGGGCCTTGGAAGGAGAACAGGTCTTGGTCGATGCCCGCTGTTTTGAGGATCGCGCCGTCGGGAGCGAGGTTCCCGCGCAGCACTACGAGCCCGCCCTCTTTGGTGTAGGCGTGCTCCACGTCGCGGATGCATCCGCCTGCCGCGTCCAGGTCCAGGCTCGACCAGCGGTTCTTGGTGGAAAAAGGCTCGGTGGTCCGCACGCCGCCGGGTGCGGCGTGGAAAAGTTCGACGGCTTCGTCCGAGGCCTTGCCGGAACGGACGTCCCAGGTGTCGAGCCATTCGTCCATTGTGCGCGAGTGGACGGTGTGCACGTCCTCGTGCAGCAGGCCCGCGCGGCGCAGCTCGCCGAGGATCGCGGGGATGCCGCCCGCGCGATGCACGTCCTCCATGTGGTAGTCGGAGTTCGGGGCGACCTTGGAAAGGCAGGGCACTCGGCGGCTGACCGCGTCGATGTCGGCGAGGGCGAAGGGCACCTCGCCCTCGTTCGCGGCGGCGAGGATGTGCAGCACGGTGTTCGTCGAGCCGCCCATCGCCACATCGAGCGCCATGGCGTTCGCGAAAGCCTTCGGGGTGGCGATGTTGCGGGGCAGCACCGAGTCGTCGTCCTCGTGGTACCAGCGCTTGGCGGCCTCGACGACTGTGAAGCCCGCCCGCTCGAAAAGCGCGCGCCGGGCGGCGTGGGTGGCGAGGGTGGAACCGTTGCCGGGCAAGGAAAGGCCCAATGCCTCGGTGAGGCAGTTCATCGAGTTCGCGGTGAACATGCCCGAGCAGGAGCCGCAGGTGGGGCACGCGCTGCGCTCGATCTCGTCGAGGCTGTCGTCGGTGACGGCCTCGTTCGCGCTCGCCGAGATAGCGGTGATGAGGTCTGTGGGAGCATGGGCCACGCCGTCGGCGATCACCGCTTTCCCGGCCTCCATGGGGCCTCCGGAGACGAAGACGGCGGGGATGTTCAGGCGCATTGCCGCGTTGAGCATCCCAGGGGTGATTTTGTCGCAGTTCGAAATGCAGACCAGGGCGTCGGCGGTGTGCGCGTTCACCATGTACTCGACCGAGTCGGAGATGAGTTCGCGGCTGGGCAGGGAGTACAGCATGCCGCCGTGGCCCATGGCGATGCCGTCGTCCACGGCGATGGTGTGGAACTCTCGCGCGACGCCGCCCGCCGCGCGGACGGCGTCGGCCACGATCTCTCCGACGTTTTTCAGATGGACGTGCCCCGGAACGAACTGGGTGTAGGAATTGGCGATGGCGACGATGGGCTTGCCGAAATCGGAGTCGGTGAGACCAGTGGCGCGCCAGAGCGAACGCGCACCGGCCGCTGCTCGGCCGATGGTGGTGGTTCTGGATCGAAGTGGCGGCATCCGCTTAGTTTACCTGTCGTGGGGCCCTCTCGAGGAATGCGGCAGAAACCGTGCTCGGGCTGTGCGCGCCGAGCGGGCGCGGCCCGAAGCGAGCAGACCGCGGCCCGACACGGCGGACGGCTCCCGGCGCAGTGTCGGGCATTGCTCCCCGCGCTGGCTATAACGGGGTCCTGTGTTGTAGCTCTCTGTGTGAGGTTTAGATTGTCTGGTGGCCCGCATGCGGGCCACCAGAGAATCGTTCCAAGCCCAAAAAGCTTGTCGGATCGAGCCGCAAAGGACAGCAGAGATATGACCGAACCCCAGAACGCTCCCGCGCAGCCTGCCGCGCCGAGCTCTTACCCCGCGTACGATCCCGCCGCGGACGACAAGCTCTTGTACAGCATCGCCGCCGCGGCCGTCGCGCTTCCCTTGGTCGCCCTCGCTTTCCTGGTGTTCGCCTCCCGGGGCTCCAAGGCCCCGTTCCGTTTCGGCGCGAAGGGCATTCTCGACAAGGCCGAGTTCAACGACTACCTCAAAACCGGATCCTTCCGCGCCAATGCGACGGTGAAGTTCAAACACCCGGTCGAGAAGATCTGGCAGGTGCTCACCGGCGAGCACGCGTTCAGCTGGCTCCCCGGCGTCAAGGGCGTGCATTACGTCGGCACACCGGGCGAGGGCGCGGTCCGTTACCTCAAAACTCTCCCTCTCGCGCTGGGCGAGCAGGTCGTCGAGTACGAAGAGGGTAAGGTCTTCGGCTACACAGGGACCGGCGCGTCGCTGCCTGTGCTCAAGCACCTGGCTTCTCAATACAACTTCGAGCCGACCAAGCGGGGCGGCACCAAAGTCACCTGGAAGCTGGCGGCGACTCCGAAGGTCGTCGGCTTCCTGCCGCTGTGGCTGGCCGGGCCGCTCGCCAAACCGGCCCTGAAGGTCGCGTTGCGGCTGGCCAACAGCACGATCTTCCCGGCGGACAAGAAGTAAGCGCGCGTTCCCCAGGCAGGGGTCCGTTTGTGACATGTTTTGCGATTGTCCTTGCTTCCAGCGAGGACAGGCTTTACCGTGAGATGGCGCACATCGCGCAGAGAGATCAAGAGGTTCCGCGCCGCTGCTGGCGGCGTGGGCGAAGGAGGTAACAAGGTGGCGTTATACCGCAGCGTGGTGGTGGGCACCGACGGCTCTGAATCGTCGTTCCGTGCAGTGGAACGCGCTGCAGAGGTCTCTGGCGCGGCGGGGGCGACCTTGTACATCGCGACGGCGTATCAGCAGGGCGCCGCTGCTGGCGGCGCTGCGGCGGACGCGCTCAAGGGCGAAGCTTTCCAGATCACCGGCAGCACGCCCGCGTACGAGATCCTGCGGGCCGCGACTGACCGCGCGAAAAAAGCGGGGGCGCAGAATATCGAACAGCGCGCCATTGAGGGAAAGAACCCGGTGGACGCCTTGATCGACCTCGTCATCGGCGTGAAAGCAGACCTCCTCGTGGTCGGCAACCGGGGGCTCTCGTCCATCACGGGACGCCTCTTGGGCTCCGTGCCTTCCGATGTCGCCCGCAGGGCCGACATCGATGTGCTCATCGTCCACACCGTCTAGACCGTGTAACGCCCTGGACCGTGCCGGCAGACGCACACGTTTTCCTCGCGCTTCGCCGTCCGCCCGCGCGGCTTCTCGCCGCCTCGCTCAGCCCGCGAGAGCGGGGCGCTGGGCGAGGGAGGCGAGCGTCTTCGGGAGTGCTTTGCTGTGCACCACCACCAGTCGTTGCGTCGCGCGGGTGAGCGCCACATAGAGGTCGTTGTGGCCGCGAGGGGATTCCGCGACCAGGTCCGCGGGCTCGATCAGGACGACATTGTCGAACTCCAACCCCTTGACTTCGTGGACGGTGTGCACACGCACCGACTCGGAAACGAGATGCCGGAGCGAGGAAGCCTCGTCCGACGGCGCGAGGATAGCGGTCAACCCGGTGAATTCACCACCTCCAGTCAAGTCTGCGACGGTCGCCGCGATCTTGTCGGCTGTCACAGACACCGCGAATGGGACGTGCCCGGAGGCGCGGATCGACCGCGGTGGCGTCTGCTCTGGGTTGATCTCGCGCAGCACGTCCGCGGCCAGACCCATGATCTCGCTCGGGGTCCGGTAGTTCACAGTGAGCTCGGCGAGCCGCCACCTGTTCGCCACATACGGCGAGAGGACGTCCGCCCACGAAGAAGCCCCAGCGGGGTCGCCCGTCTGCGCGACGTCGCCGACCAGAGTCATCCAGCGGTTCGGGGAACGGCGGAAAACCATGCGCCAATCCATGGGCGAAAGCTCTTGGGCCTCATCAACGATGACGTGGCCGAACGCCCATGTCCGATCCGCCTCCGCCCGTTCCGCCGCGCTCGCCAGCGAGGTGTGCGAGTGCCGATCCGCCAAGGCTTCTGCGTCGAGGAGGTCGTGCGCCATCAGCACCTCCGAGTCGAAACCGTCTTCAGGGTCCTCGTTGCCCGAATCCCGGACCAAGTCGAGCGCGGCTTGCGCCTCGGCGATGGCCTTAGCCCGTTTGATTCTCGCCTCTTCCGCCGCGGACTCGTCGTCGGTGCCGATGAGCTCGGCCAACTCGTCCAAAAGCGGCGCGTCGGCGGGAGAGAACCCCGCCCCCGAGGGCCGGGCCAGCGCGGCTTGCTCCGCTGGCGCCAGCCCGCTCAGTCTCTCCGGCTGCGCGTACAGCTCGCGCAGCACGTTGTGCGGGTCGAGCTCCGGCCAGAATTCGCCGAGCGCTTCGAACACGTCGGGGTCCGAACGCAGCTCGTCTCGGATGTCCTGGTAGCTGTCCAGGTCATTCGATCCTTCCTGCTCGGTCTCGCGCCACAGCCGGTCGGCCAACGCGTCGATGGCGGCGCGCAGGAACACCTGCCGGGCCGGGTTGTGCGGCCGCCGCGAGTTGCGCGCCCGGCCCTGGGCCTTGGACACCAGATCGCGGTCCACGATCAGCTCGTGGCGCCCGAACGGGATCCGGATCCGGTTTTTGGGAAGGCGCTGATAGTCCCGCACGGCGGCTTTGAGCACATCCACCATGCCGAGCGAGCCTTTCACCGCGCGCGCTTGGAGCGAATCCTCTTCAGTCGGCTGCAATCCCGGGAAGAGCGTTCCGACCGTGGCGAGCAGAACGCCGGTCTCGCCGAGCGAGGGGAGGACCTGGCCGATGTAGTCGAGGAAGGTGTCGTTCGGGCCGATGATGAGCACGCCGCTGCGCGCGAGCTTGGTCCGGTGCGTGTACAGGAGGTACGCGGCGCGGTGCAGTGCGACGGCAGTTTTCCCGGTCCCAGGGCCGCCTTGCACCACGATCACGCCCCGGTGCTCGTTGCGGATGATGAGGTCCTGCTCGCGCTGAATAGTGTCGACGATGTCGCCCATCTGCCCGGTCCTCGCGGCGCCGAGGGCCGCGACGAGCGCCGCCTCGTTGACCACCCCGCCGCTCTGCTCTGCGCCCACTGCTTCGGACACATCCAGCGTCTCGTCATTGACCGTGAGCACCTTGCGGTTGCGGGTGCGGATGTGGCGTCTGCGCACCACGTCTTCCGGGGCCGCGGGCGTCGCGAGGTAGAACGGGCGGGAAAGGGGCGCGCGCCAGTCCAAGAGCAGGATCTCGTCGCTGTCGTCCTCGAACATGCCGAGCCTGCCGATGTACCGGCGCTCGCCGTCGGCCATATCGAGTCGGCCGAAGCAGAGATTGTGCTCCGCCGCGTGGTATTTGGCCAGGTCTTCGCTGTACAACTGGACATAGGACTCGCGTTCGGAGCGTTCCTGGTCGTCGCCGTCGCCCGCGAGGAGCGCTTCGCGCAGGCGACGTTCGGCTGTCGCTTTCAGCAGGTCCAACCGGGTGTAGAGCACGTCGAGGCGGTCTTGGTCCTCGCAACACTGCTGCTCGTCCGACACGTCCAGGTCCTCCTCATGAGTGTGTCTGCCGACGGCGCAGCCTGCCGAGCATGTGCAGGTGTGCGCACAAGCTGTCGATTCTACTCGGCCCTTGCTGCCTTTTGGGGCAGAGTGCGGATTCCCGTGTCGCGTCGCGGTTGTGCGACGGACAGGGGCGGGGAGCGCCGCGCAGGGCAACGGGCAGGTTCTCGTCCGCTGTTTTGTCGCCCCTCGTCGTTAGTGTGGAAGCATGACGCAACCCCGTTACACCCCACTCCCCGGCAGTGAGCGCGAGGCTCCTCTTCTCGCCGCGCGCTCGAACGCAACTGCGGCGCGGGCTTCCCGAGCGCAAACCGCCAGCGCCACAGTGGTGCTCCGCAGACGTTCGGAGCTTCCCGAAGCCCTCGTGCTCGATCAGCAGTTCATCAGCTCCGATGAGCTCGCCGCGCGCTACGGGGCTGACCCGGTGGACATTGAGAAGGTCCGCTCGGTGTTGGAGCGTTTCAAGGTTTCTGTGGTCGAGGTCGACGCCGCGTCCCGGCGTGTCAAAGTCGAAGGGGCGGTCGCTGACATAGAACGCGCCTTCAACATCGCCTTGCACAGCGCTTCTGGGACAGACCCGCACAGCGGCCGAGGCTTCGAATACAGGTATCGGACTGGTGTTTTGTCGGTCCCGGCGGAGCTCGGCGGCATCGTCACCGCGGTATTGGGACTCGACAACCGCCGCCAGGCCGAGACCAGGCTGCGGGTTGTCCCCGCCGCCGCTCTCGGCAGTTCGTACACGCCGGTCCAGCTCGGCGAGATCTATAATTTCCCGCAAGACGCAACAGGGGCGGGGCAGCGTATCGCGATCATCGAGCTTGGCGGGGGATACACCCCGGCAGGCTTGCGGCGGTACTTCGCTTCGCTGGGGGTCGTCCCCCCGAAGGTCGCCGCCGTGTCGGTGGACGGCGCGCAAAACGCCCCAGGCCCCGACCCCGGCGCTGACGGCGAGGTGCAATTGGACGTCGAGGTCGCAGGAGCCTTGGCTCCCGGCGCGCACGTGCTCGTCTATTTCGCGCCCAACACAGACCAGGGGTTCCTCGACGCCGTCAGCCAAGCGGCGCACGCGACACCGCCGCCAACGGCGATCAGCATCAGTTGGGGCGCGAGCGAGGACTCCTGGACGGCTTCGGCGCGCGACGCGTTGAACCAGGCCTTGCGCGACGCCGCTGCCCTCGGCGTCACGGTGACCGCCGCGGCGGGGGATTCGGGAAGCTCTGACGGGGTTCCGGATAGGAGGGCCCATGTGGACTTCCCGGCTTCGAGCCCGTACGTCCTCGCCACCGGGGGCACCAGTCTGCGCGCCGATCCGGCAACCGGCGTCGTCCAGAGCGAAACAGTGTGGAACGACAGCCAGG from Segniliparus rotundus DSM 44985 includes:
- the ilvD gene encoding dihydroxy-acid dehydratase; translation: MPPLRSRTTTIGRAAAGARSLWRATGLTDSDFGKPIVAIANSYTQFVPGHVHLKNVGEIVADAVRAAGGVAREFHTIAVDDGIAMGHGGMLYSLPSRELISDSVEYMVNAHTADALVCISNCDKITPGMLNAAMRLNIPAVFVSGGPMEAGKAVIADGVAHAPTDLITAISASANEAVTDDSLDEIERSACPTCGSCSGMFTANSMNCLTEALGLSLPGNGSTLATHAARRALFERAGFTVVEAAKRWYHEDDDSVLPRNIATPKAFANAMALDVAMGGSTNTVLHILAAANEGEVPFALADIDAVSRRVPCLSKVAPNSDYHMEDVHRAGGIPAILGELRRAGLLHEDVHTVHSRTMDEWLDTWDVRSGKASDEAVELFHAAPGGVRTTEPFSTKNRWSSLDLDAAGGCIRDVEHAYTKEGGLVVLRGNLAPDGAILKTAGIDQDLFSFQGPAVVVESQEEAVSAILGKKIKPGDIVVVRYEGPAGGPGMQEMLHPTSFLKGMGLGKVCALITDGRFSGGTSGLSIGHVSPEAASGGVIGLVENGDQIRIDVATRALELLVHDDVLAERRAKMEASERPWTPLARQRTVTAALRAYAAMATSADQGAVRRVPAR
- a CDS encoding universal stress protein; amino-acid sequence: MALYRSVVVGTDGSESSFRAVERAAEVSGAAGATLYIATAYQQGAAAGGAAADALKGEAFQITGSTPAYEILRAATDRAKKAGAQNIEQRAIEGKNPVDALIDLVIGVKADLLVVGNRGLSSITGRLLGSVPSDVARRADIDVLIVHTV
- a CDS encoding S53 family peptidase — its product is MTQPRYTPLPGSEREAPLLAARSNATAARASRAQTASATVVLRRRSELPEALVLDQQFISSDELAARYGADPVDIEKVRSVLERFKVSVVEVDAASRRVKVEGAVADIERAFNIALHSASGTDPHSGRGFEYRYRTGVLSVPAELGGIVTAVLGLDNRRQAETRLRVVPAAALGSSYTPVQLGEIYNFPQDATGAGQRIAIIELGGGYTPAGLRRYFASLGVVPPKVAAVSVDGAQNAPGPDPGADGEVQLDVEVAGALAPGAHVLVYFAPNTDQGFLDAVSQAAHATPPPTAISISWGASEDSWTASARDALNQALRDAAALGVTVTAAAGDSGSSDGVPDRRAHVDFPASSPYVLATGGTSLRADPATGVVQSETVWNDSQGSTGGGVSDVFPRPAWQAHVDVPHAGRGVPDVSAVADPATGYQVLVDNQPAVIGGTSAVAPLWAALVARLAESLGRPLGLLQPLVYPRTPGSTAYPGFRDITIGNNGAYKAGKGWDAATGLGVPDGTELLAHLRGLNGSE
- a CDS encoding HelD family protein; its protein translation is MSDEQQCCEDQDRLDVLYTRLDLLKATAERRLREALLAGDGDDQERSERESYVQLYSEDLAKYHAAEHNLCFGRLDMADGERRYIGRLGMFEDDSDEILLLDWRAPLSRPFYLATPAAPEDVVRRRHIRTRNRKVLTVNDETLDVSEAVGAEQSGGVVNEAALVAALGAARTGQMGDIVDTIQREQDLIIRNEHRGVIVVQGGPGTGKTAVALHRAAYLLYTHRTKLARSGVLIIGPNDTFLDYIGQVLPSLGETGVLLATVGTLFPGLQPTEEDSLQARAVKGSLGMVDVLKAAVRDYQRLPKNRIRIPFGRHELIVDRDLVSKAQGRARNSRRPHNPARQVFLRAAIDALADRLWRETEQEGSNDLDSYQDIRDELRSDPDVFEALGEFWPELDPHNVLRELYAQPERLSGLAPAEQAALARPSGAGFSPADAPLLDELAELIGTDDESAAEEARIKRAKAIAEAQAALDLVRDSGNEDPEDGFDSEVLMAHDLLDAEALADRHSHTSLASAAERAEADRTWAFGHVIVDEAQELSPMDWRMVFRRSPNRWMTLVGDVAQTGDPAGASSWADVLSPYVANRWRLAELTVNYRTPSEIMGLAADVLREINPEQTPPRSIRASGHVPFAVSVTADKIAATVADLTGGGEFTGLTAILAPSDEASSLRHLVSESVRVHTVHEVKGLEFDNVVLIEPADLVAESPRGHNDLYVALTRATQRLVVVHSKALPKTLASLAQRPALAG
- a CDS encoding SRPBCC family protein, with protein sequence MTEPQNAPAQPAAPSSYPAYDPAADDKLLYSIAAAAVALPLVALAFLVFASRGSKAPFRFGAKGILDKAEFNDYLKTGSFRANATVKFKHPVEKIWQVLTGEHAFSWLPGVKGVHYVGTPGEGAVRYLKTLPLALGEQVVEYEEGKVFGYTGTGASLPVLKHLASQYNFEPTKRGGTKVTWKLAATPKVVGFLPLWLAGPLAKPALKVALRLANSTIFPADKK